In the Merismopedia glauca CCAP 1448/3 genome, one interval contains:
- a CDS encoding glucose-1-phosphate adenylyltransferase, whose product MKRVLSIILGGGAGTRLYPLTKLRAKPAVPVAGKYRLIDIPVSNCINSEIYKIYVLTQYNSASLNRHIAQTYSFAGFTDGFVEVLAAQQTPENPNWFQGTADAVRQYISLLQEWNVDEYLILSGDHLYRMDYRLFVQRHRETNADITISVVPMDDKRASDFGLMKIDQSGRVVDFCEKPKGEALANMRVDTTKLGLTAEEAQQSPYIASMGIYVFKKDVLIDLLQKSLEQTDFGKEIIPGAAETYNVQAYLFDRYWEDIGTIEAFYEANLALTRQPQPPFSFYEENAPIYTRSRYLPPTKLLDCQVTESIISEGCILKNCRIHHSVLGLRAKIDSGAVIEDSLLMGADYYEPFAEQQREGENGKIKLGIGSNTTIRRAIVDKNARIGSNVMIINKDRVEEAQRETEGFYIRNGIVVIFKNATILDGTVI is encoded by the coding sequence GTGAAAAGAGTATTATCAATCATCTTAGGAGGGGGAGCCGGCACCCGTCTTTATCCTCTAACAAAGTTACGCGCAAAACCAGCCGTACCCGTAGCAGGTAAATACCGCCTAATTGATATTCCTGTTAGTAACTGTATTAACTCTGAAATCTACAAAATCTATGTTCTGACTCAGTACAACTCAGCTTCTCTCAATCGCCATATTGCTCAAACATACAGCTTTGCTGGCTTCACAGATGGTTTTGTTGAGGTGCTGGCGGCTCAGCAAACACCAGAAAACCCAAATTGGTTCCAAGGAACGGCTGATGCTGTTCGCCAGTATATTAGTTTGTTGCAAGAGTGGAATGTAGATGAATATCTGATCCTGTCTGGAGATCATCTCTATCGCATGGATTATCGTTTGTTTGTGCAGCGCCATCGGGAAACTAATGCTGATATTACTATTTCCGTAGTGCCGATGGATGACAAACGGGCTTCTGATTTTGGCTTGATGAAAATCGATCAATCTGGAAGAGTGGTTGATTTTTGTGAAAAGCCTAAAGGCGAAGCTTTGGCAAATATGCGGGTTGATACGACTAAATTAGGTCTGACAGCCGAAGAAGCCCAGCAAAGTCCTTACATTGCTTCAATGGGGATTTATGTCTTTAAAAAAGACGTATTGATTGATTTGTTGCAAAAATCTCTCGAGCAGACAGATTTTGGGAAAGAAATTATCCCTGGTGCGGCTGAAACATATAATGTCCAAGCCTATCTATTTGATCGCTATTGGGAAGACATCGGAACAATTGAGGCTTTCTACGAAGCTAATTTAGCTTTAACAAGGCAACCTCAACCACCTTTTAGCTTCTACGAAGAAAATGCGCCAATTTATACTCGTTCGCGCTATTTGCCACCTACTAAACTTTTAGATTGCCAAGTAACTGAATCGATTATTAGTGAAGGATGCATTCTGAAAAATTGCCGAATTCATCACTCAGTTTTGGGATTGAGGGCTAAAATTGATTCTGGAGCAGTGATTGAAGACTCATTGTTGATGGGGGCAGATTATTACGAACCTTTCGCCGAACAGCAAAGAGAGGGAGAAAACGGGAAAATTAAACTTGGGATTGGTTCTAATACAACTATTCGTCGAGCTATAGTTGACAAAAATGCCCGAATTGGTAGTAATGTCATGATTATCAATAAAGATCGGGTAGAAGAAGCTCAAAGAGAAACTGAAGGTTTTTACATCCGCAACGGAATCGTAGTGATTTTCAAAAACGCAACTATTCTGGATGGAACTGTAATTTAG